One part of the Francisella adeliensis genome encodes these proteins:
- a CDS encoding AAA family ATPase produces MPNAYIFSGLPGVGKTTLAKQLAQAIPNTIYYRVDTVEYYLKKAYSQELTKQGYELVYYQARENLELGKNVIIDCCNPVIESRKLWAQLANINSTEIINIEVVCKNKQTHQNRVETRYNINENKYPSWEDVLDKEYQAWNQSIITIDTSTNTPQELLTTLNKISKGI; encoded by the coding sequence ATGCCAAACGCTTATATATTCTCAGGTCTACCAGGAGTAGGCAAAACAACTTTAGCAAAGCAACTAGCTCAAGCTATACCTAATACTATCTACTATAGAGTAGACACGGTCGAATATTATCTAAAAAAAGCGTATTCACAAGAACTGACAAAACAAGGCTATGAGCTAGTCTATTATCAAGCGAGAGAAAATTTAGAGCTTGGTAAAAATGTAATTATAGATTGTTGTAATCCTGTTATAGAATCTCGAAAACTTTGGGCTCAATTAGCAAACATTAACTCTACTGAAATAATTAATATTGAAGTTGTGTGTAAAAACAAACAAACTCATCAAAATAGAGTAGAAACAAGATATAATATTAATGAAAATAAATATCCTTCTTGGGAGGATGTATTAGATAAAGAGTATCAGGCTTGGAATCAAAGTATAATAACAATTGATACCTCTACTAATACTCCACAAGAATTACTTACGACCTTAAATAAAATATCTAAAGGGATATAA
- a CDS encoding carbonic anhydrase — protein MKFKYKKIFIASSLAVLAGCASNVDSTKHAEWGYVGAEGPEHWGELSSSYKQCDNGKQQSPINILTTTIAKTQNKDEKIKLDYHLHIDSILNNGHTIQIQFKPGSYLDIGNEKYELKQMHFHAPSENFLDGKEFPFEAHFVNISKDGKIAVLALFYEYNKEKDSSFIKEIWQHIPKKVNTTNEFDFTVHHDDNPIPNGHHSFYEFTGSLTTPPCTEGVKWVVLKQKNYITKEQVKIFKDTLHFDNNRPLQKIDNRKILLEEE, from the coding sequence ATGAAATTTAAATACAAAAAAATTTTCATAGCTTCATCCTTAGCCGTTCTTGCTGGGTGTGCAAGTAATGTTGATAGCACAAAACATGCAGAATGGGGATATGTTGGTGCAGAAGGTCCAGAGCACTGGGGGGAGCTATCATCAAGCTATAAGCAATGTGATAACGGTAAACAACAATCACCTATAAACATACTGACAACAACTATAGCAAAAACACAAAACAAAGATGAAAAAATAAAATTAGATTATCACCTACATATAGATTCTATCTTAAATAATGGTCATACAATTCAAATACAATTTAAACCAGGTAGTTATCTTGATATAGGCAACGAAAAGTATGAGTTAAAGCAAATGCACTTTCATGCACCAAGTGAAAACTTCTTAGATGGAAAAGAATTTCCGTTTGAAGCCCACTTTGTAAACATTTCTAAAGATGGTAAAATTGCAGTATTAGCATTGTTTTACGAATACAATAAAGAAAAAGATAGCTCTTTTATAAAAGAAATATGGCAGCATATTCCCAAAAAAGTCAACACTACAAACGAGTTTGATTTTACAGTTCATCATGATGATAACCCAATTCCAAATGGTCATCATTCATTTTATGAGTTTACAGGGTCTTTAACAACTCCTCCATGTACTGAGGGTGTAAAATGGGTTGTGTTAAAACAAAAAAATTACATTACTAAAGAACAAGTTAAAATATTTAAAGATACACTTCACTTTGATAATAATAGACCTCT